One segment of Triticum aestivum cultivar Chinese Spring chromosome 2A, IWGSC CS RefSeq v2.1, whole genome shotgun sequence DNA contains the following:
- the LOC123188589 gene encoding nucleolar protein 58 gives MVLVAWGGHIQRGWRSVDLAPPIPAARGSRCLREELGLLAGDLTILPATSPSPAHLQKIGCVHNSDVMELMRGLINQLSELISWLGTQDLGPRSLGLSHNLSRYKLKFSPKKVRNSWACNMEK, from the exons ATGGTGTTGGTAG CATGGGGTGGCCACATCCAGCGAGGGTGGCGTTCTGTGGATTTGGCGCCCCCCATCCCAGCAGCACGTGGGAGCCGGTGTCTTCGGGAAGAGCTGGGTCTCCTTGCCGGCGACCTCACCATCTTGCCAGCGACTTCACCTTCACCAGCCCATCTACAG AAAATTGGCTGCGTTCACAATAGTGATGTGATGGAGCTAATGAGAGGGCTCATAAATCAGCTTAGTGAGCTTATATCTTGGTTGGGCACACAGGACCTTGGTCCGAGGAGCTTGGGACTTTCCCACAACTTGTCTAGATACAAGCTGAAATTCAGTCCTAAAAAG GTGAGGAATTCATGGGCTTGTAACATGGAAAAATAA